From Curtobacterium sp. SGAir0471, the proteins below share one genomic window:
- a CDS encoding ABC transporter permease codes for MSRRNAVRPGDLLRLGLFGLRTRPTRVVLSALGIAIGIAAMIAVVGISSSSKAKLDQVLDALGTNVLTATKAQGFGETPPLPETAVASAERQDDVLTAAGVGTVPRRAPYRNALVSPLETKGIGTMTAWGDVPAVLGGTVVSGRWLDTRADAVPQVVLGSQAAASLGIDRVAADTRVWMNGSWVQVVGILGPMALAPDLDNQVFVPGGLAAELGFDGHPTAVYTRVDPERVGQARDVLARAIRPDSPADVGVTNPSDALAAKNATDDSFTGLLVGIGGVALLVGGIGVANTMVITVLERRAEVGVRRALGARRRNIRDQFLVESLLLSFLGGVAGVVIGVGVTAAFAAANGAPLAVPLWAVAGGLGATVVIGGVSGIYPAARAARIPPTSALAAV; via the coding sequence GTGAGCCGCCGGAACGCCGTCCGCCCCGGCGACCTGCTCCGACTCGGGCTCTTCGGCCTGCGCACCCGCCCCACCCGCGTGGTGCTCTCCGCGCTCGGCATCGCGATCGGCATCGCGGCGATGATCGCAGTGGTCGGGATCTCCTCGTCGAGCAAGGCGAAGCTCGACCAGGTCCTCGACGCCCTCGGCACGAACGTGCTCACGGCGACCAAGGCGCAGGGCTTCGGCGAGACGCCACCGTTGCCGGAGACCGCGGTCGCGTCCGCCGAGCGGCAGGACGACGTGCTCACGGCCGCCGGCGTCGGCACCGTCCCGCGCCGGGCGCCCTACCGGAACGCGCTCGTGTCCCCGCTCGAGACCAAGGGCATCGGCACGATGACCGCGTGGGGCGACGTCCCCGCGGTGCTCGGTGGGACGGTGGTGTCCGGTCGGTGGCTGGACACCCGCGCCGACGCCGTCCCCCAGGTCGTCCTCGGCAGCCAGGCGGCCGCGTCGCTCGGCATCGACCGGGTCGCGGCGGACACCCGCGTCTGGATGAACGGATCGTGGGTGCAGGTCGTCGGGATCCTCGGGCCGATGGCACTCGCGCCCGACCTGGACAACCAGGTCTTCGTGCCGGGTGGGCTCGCGGCCGAGCTCGGCTTCGACGGCCACCCGACGGCGGTCTACACGCGGGTCGACCCAGAGCGTGTCGGTCAGGCCCGCGACGTCCTGGCCCGGGCCATCCGTCCGGACAGCCCCGCTGACGTCGGGGTGACGAACCCGTCCGACGCGCTCGCCGCGAAGAACGCCACGGACGACTCGTTCACCGGGCTCCTCGTCGGCATCGGCGGCGTGGCACTGCTGGTCGGCGGCATCGGCGTCGCGAACACCATGGTGATCACCGTCCTCGAACGACGGGCCGAGGTGGGTGTCCGCCGTGCGCTCGGTGCCCGGCGCCGCAACATCCGCGACCAGTTCCTGGTGGAGTCGCTGCTGCTGTCGTTCCTCGGCGGTGTCGCCGGGGTGGTGATCGGCGTGGGGGTGACCGCCGCCTTCGCGGCCGCGAACGGCGCTCCGCTCGCGGTGCCGCTCTGGGCTGTCGCCGGCGGCCTCGGCGCGACCGTCGTGATCGGTGGGGTCTCCGGGATCTACCCGGCGGCACGCGCGGCACGCATCCCACCGACCTCCGCACTCGCCGCCGTCTGA
- a CDS encoding DeoR/GlpR family DNA-binding transcription regulator, whose translation MYATERQDAIAAALQSAGRVSVADLAEHFDVTTETVRRDLDALEAAGVLRRVHGGAVPAGRSSVVELSVAEREGQHGTAKTAIARAAMHLVPATFTGSIALDAGTTCAAVAAELVRWEPATPGATLTVVTNSVPIAATLQHSEHVELHLLGGRVRGVTSAAVGTATVQQIGALRPDIAFVGTNGLSAGFGLSTPDEYEAAVKGAYVLAARRSVVLADAAKHGVEALMRFARLDEVDTLVTDQEPPADLAGALTDADVEVVVA comes from the coding sequence ATGTACGCAACGGAGCGGCAGGACGCCATCGCCGCCGCGCTGCAGTCGGCCGGGCGGGTGTCCGTCGCCGACCTCGCCGAGCACTTCGACGTCACCACCGAGACCGTCCGCCGCGACCTCGACGCCCTCGAGGCCGCCGGAGTCCTGCGCCGCGTGCACGGGGGAGCCGTCCCCGCGGGCCGGTCGAGCGTCGTCGAGCTGAGCGTCGCCGAGCGGGAGGGCCAGCACGGCACCGCGAAGACCGCGATCGCCCGCGCCGCGATGCACCTGGTGCCCGCGACCTTCACCGGCTCGATCGCCCTCGACGCCGGCACCACCTGCGCCGCCGTCGCCGCCGAACTCGTCCGCTGGGAGCCGGCGACCCCCGGTGCGACCCTGACCGTCGTCACGAACTCGGTGCCGATCGCCGCCACCCTGCAGCACAGCGAGCACGTCGAGCTGCACCTGCTCGGCGGCCGGGTGCGCGGGGTCACGAGCGCCGCGGTCGGCACGGCCACCGTGCAGCAGATCGGCGCCCTCCGCCCCGACATCGCCTTCGTCGGCACGAACGGCCTGTCCGCGGGCTTCGGCCTGAGCACGCCCGACGAGTACGAGGCCGCCGTGAAGGGCGCCTACGTGCTCGCAGCCCGCCGCAGCGTGGTGCTCGCCGACGCCGCCAAGCACGGGGTCGAGGCGCTCATGCGCTTCGCCCGACTCGACGAGGTCGACACCCTCGTCACCGACCAGGAGCCGCCGGCCGACCTCGCCGGTGCGCTCACCGACGCCGACGTGGAGGTCGTGGTCGCATGA
- a CDS encoding response regulator transcription factor produces the protein MRVLVVDDETALADLIARGLTRQDMAVDVAYRGDHADELLAVNDYDVVVLDRDLPGMHGDEVARRQTARSGCTRILMLTAATALTDRVHGLELGADDYLPKPFEFPELVARVRALGRRSTAAVAPVLERDGLLLDSNRRIATRDGRPLDLTTKELGVLEVLLRADGRIVSAEELLEKVWDMNIDPFTAAVRVTMSKLRKKLGAPDPIRTVPGKGYAL, from the coding sequence ATGCGCGTACTGGTGGTGGATGACGAGACAGCCCTGGCCGACCTGATCGCCCGTGGCCTCACGCGTCAGGACATGGCCGTCGACGTGGCGTACCGCGGTGACCACGCCGACGAGTTGCTCGCCGTGAACGACTACGACGTCGTCGTGCTCGACCGTGACCTCCCCGGCATGCACGGGGACGAGGTCGCCCGACGGCAGACCGCCCGGTCCGGCTGCACGCGGATCCTCATGCTGACCGCCGCGACGGCGCTCACGGACCGCGTCCACGGGCTCGAGCTCGGCGCCGACGACTACCTGCCGAAGCCGTTCGAGTTCCCCGAGCTCGTCGCCCGGGTCCGCGCGCTCGGTCGACGCAGCACCGCCGCCGTCGCGCCGGTGCTCGAGCGGGACGGCCTGCTCCTCGACTCGAACCGCCGCATCGCCACACGCGACGGTCGGCCGCTCGACCTCACCACGAAGGAGCTCGGGGTGCTCGAGGTCCTGCTCCGCGCGGACGGACGGATCGTCTCCGCCGAAGAGCTCCTCGAGAAGGTCTGGGACATGAACATCGACCCGTTCACCGCCGCCGTCCGGGTGACGATGTCGAAGCTCCGCAAGAAGCTCGGTGCCCCGGACCCGATCCGGACCGTCCCGGGCAAGGGCTACGCGCTGTGA
- a CDS encoding DUF2231 domain-containing protein, with protein sequence MPELPILRRLTDSIERASVLDKAVDVDTRVVRAVAKPRALRQLLHGVPFGHPLHPLMVQVPLGAWISAAVLDTIGGKGNARAAKTLTGVGLVSATAASTAGYVDWAELSLEQRRTGWVHQAVNWVGITFFGLSWWQRRKGNTAAGKALGFVGLTVVSVGGYLGGHLSYRQRAGVGSSDRVPFDD encoded by the coding sequence ATGCCAGAGCTGCCGATCCTGCGTCGCCTCACCGATTCCATCGAGCGCGCGAGCGTCCTCGACAAGGCCGTCGACGTCGACACGCGCGTCGTCCGTGCCGTCGCGAAGCCCCGCGCCCTGCGGCAGCTGCTGCACGGCGTACCGTTCGGCCACCCGCTGCACCCGCTCATGGTCCAGGTGCCGCTCGGCGCGTGGATCTCCGCCGCCGTCCTCGACACCATCGGCGGGAAGGGCAACGCCCGGGCCGCGAAGACCCTGACCGGGGTCGGTCTGGTGTCGGCGACGGCTGCGTCCACCGCCGGGTACGTCGACTGGGCCGAGCTCTCGCTCGAGCAGCGTCGCACCGGGTGGGTGCACCAGGCCGTCAACTGGGTCGGCATCACGTTCTTCGGGCTGTCGTGGTGGCAGCGCCGGAAGGGCAACACGGCCGCGGGCAAGGCCCTCGGCTTCGTCGGGCTCACCGTCGTGAGCGTCGGCGGGTACCTCGGTGGGCACCTGTCGTACCGGCAGCGCGCGGGCGTCGGATCGAGCGACCGCGTGCCGTTCGACGACTGA
- a CDS encoding sensor histidine kinase: MTRLWSIRARTTLTFAVASMVLTAAVVLLVTWASTVTLTGTIDGGAAERTPSLRSTTEGDDGEWWSGSELRPGHGSETPAGGARDVRGAEAVMVVAEANRTQWQWAAVGVLAAGLLAGGTGWVVSRRVLRPIDRITDTARRLSASTLHERIGLDGPDDELRRLAGTIDDLLDRLEAAFESQRRFVAQASHELRTPLAVQRAALQVGLAEGSGPDDVVAVREELLEQNRRTEHLVESLLALAEADRGLDGRVDDLDLAELAGQVVAGQRDHARTAGVALTVEPAPSAVVSAEPVLVRQLVTNLVDNAVEYNEPGGFVRVSVCPDGLCVENSGPVVSADEVAVLVEPFRRGAQGAATGRHSGLGLSIVAAIVRAHGWSLAVEPRPDGGLRVRVATG; this comes from the coding sequence GTGACCCGACTCTGGTCCATCCGGGCGCGGACGACCCTGACGTTCGCGGTCGCCTCGATGGTCCTGACCGCGGCCGTCGTGCTCCTGGTGACGTGGGCCTCGACGGTGACGCTCACCGGGACGATCGACGGCGGCGCGGCCGAACGGACGCCCTCGTTGCGGAGCACCACCGAGGGCGACGACGGCGAGTGGTGGTCTGGCTCCGAGCTCCGACCGGGGCACGGCTCCGAGACCCCGGCAGGGGGTGCTCGGGACGTCCGTGGTGCCGAGGCGGTGATGGTGGTCGCGGAGGCGAACCGCACCCAGTGGCAGTGGGCCGCCGTCGGGGTGCTCGCCGCCGGACTGCTGGCGGGCGGGACCGGATGGGTCGTCAGCCGCCGGGTCCTCCGACCGATCGATCGGATCACCGACACCGCACGCCGGCTGTCCGCGTCGACCCTGCACGAGCGCATCGGACTCGACGGCCCCGACGACGAGCTCCGACGGCTCGCAGGGACGATCGACGACCTGCTCGACCGCCTCGAGGCGGCGTTCGAGAGCCAGCGGCGCTTCGTCGCACAGGCATCGCACGAGCTGCGGACCCCGCTGGCCGTGCAGCGCGCCGCCCTGCAGGTCGGCCTGGCTGAGGGCTCTGGTCCGGACGACGTCGTCGCGGTCCGCGAGGAACTGCTCGAGCAGAACCGGCGGACCGAGCACCTGGTCGAGAGCCTGCTGGCGCTCGCCGAGGCGGATCGCGGGCTCGACGGCCGCGTCGACGACCTCGACCTCGCCGAGCTCGCGGGACAGGTGGTCGCCGGGCAGCGGGACCACGCCCGGACCGCGGGGGTGGCCCTGACGGTCGAACCGGCCCCGTCCGCCGTGGTGTCGGCCGAGCCGGTGCTCGTCCGGCAGCTGGTGACGAACCTCGTCGACAACGCCGTCGAGTACAACGAGCCCGGCGGGTTCGTCCGCGTGTCGGTCTGCCCGGACGGCCTCTGCGTCGAGAACTCGGGGCCGGTGGTGTCGGCGGACGAGGTCGCCGTGCTCGTGGAGCCGTTCCGCCGCGGGGCGCAGGGCGCTGCGACCGGGCGCCACAGCGGTCTCGGGCTGTCCATCGTCGCGGCGATCGTCCGCGCCCACGGGTGGTCCCTGGCCGTCGAGCCCCGACCGGACGGCGGCCTCCGGGTGCGGGTCGCGACGGGCTGA
- a CDS encoding 1-phosphofructokinase family hexose kinase, with translation MNSTRIVTVTPNPSLDRTIELGGELQRGAVQRAVRTTAEPGGKGVNVSRVVVASGGDTLAVLPGDELDPVLLGLATRGIPTAALPIGAPLRSNVTVTEPTGTTTKLNEPGPSLAGRLDDLAALVADAAGPTPTGPAARWVVFAGSLPPGLPDDALAVLVRAVRERHGDTVRIAVDSSGVPFTALLQSGERIDLVKPNAEELAEVVGGDPEVYEQDLEAAVAAAHRLRDKHVDTVLLTLGSAGAVLVSGEGSHAAAAPRITARSTVGAGDSSLAGYLLAEVAGASAAERLAQAVATGAAAAALPGSDVPALDHTDPGSVTVRTLHTTQVPAPIA, from the coding sequence ATGAACAGCACCCGCATCGTCACCGTGACGCCCAACCCGTCCCTCGACCGCACGATCGAGCTCGGCGGCGAACTCCAGCGCGGCGCCGTGCAGCGGGCCGTCCGTACGACGGCGGAGCCCGGCGGCAAGGGCGTCAACGTCTCGCGGGTCGTCGTCGCGAGCGGTGGGGACACCCTCGCGGTGCTGCCCGGCGACGAGCTCGACCCCGTCCTGCTCGGCCTGGCGACCCGGGGCATCCCGACCGCCGCGCTGCCGATCGGGGCCCCGCTGCGCTCGAACGTCACCGTCACCGAGCCCACCGGCACGACGACGAAGCTCAACGAGCCCGGCCCCTCGCTCGCCGGGCGCCTGGATGACCTCGCCGCGCTCGTCGCCGACGCCGCCGGCCCGACCCCGACCGGCCCGGCCGCGCGCTGGGTGGTGTTCGCGGGGTCCCTGCCGCCCGGGCTGCCCGACGACGCGCTCGCCGTGCTCGTCCGTGCGGTGCGCGAGCGGCACGGCGACACCGTCCGGATCGCGGTCGACTCGTCGGGCGTCCCGTTCACGGCGCTGCTGCAGTCCGGCGAACGGATCGACCTGGTCAAGCCGAACGCCGAGGAGCTCGCCGAGGTCGTCGGCGGCGACCCCGAGGTGTACGAGCAGGACCTCGAGGCGGCCGTCGCCGCCGCCCACCGGCTGCGCGACAAGCACGTCGACACCGTCCTGCTGACCCTGGGCAGCGCGGGCGCCGTGCTCGTCTCCGGCGAGGGCAGCCACGCTGCCGCCGCACCGCGGATCACCGCCCGCTCGACCGTCGGCGCCGGCGACTCGTCCCTGGCGGGCTACCTGCTCGCCGAGGTCGCCGGTGCCTCCGCAGCCGAGCGTCTCGCCCAGGCCGTCGCCACCGGAGCCGCCGCCGCCGCGCTGCCCGGCAGCGACGTCCCCGCCCTCGACCACACCGACCCCGGCAGCGTGACCGTCCGGACCCTGCACACGACGCAGGTCCCGGCACCGATCGCCTGA
- a CDS encoding peptidoglycan-binding protein — protein MTPTSHSRPGRSRRRVVVASVCLVAVLGAGGASWALLSGQPTAASAADEDTATEHRSTSPVTRGDLTESNVFAGTLGYGAPVGVPAAASGTITWLPDPGQVIHRDEPLYAVDEEPVRAMYGTVPLWRTLEYGDRGQDVAQLNRNLAALGYGVVEDDRFGKRTLAGVRQWQKDRHRTVTGTIGADDIAFVDGDVRVAKVDGTLGQTVGSGGGGDAGGDAGGGSAGGSGGNVISVTSTSRVVDTTVGQQDADRLTVGAEVSVRINGGGDALPGKVVATEPVEDDNGGAPKVRATVSIEAGDRQLPAAATAQVIVAGRSEQDVLSVPVAALVAHGSDGYAVDVVRHGDTKRVPVEAGFVANGRVAVTGDVREGDQVVVPS, from the coding sequence ATGACCCCCACCTCCCACTCCCGACCCGGCCGCAGCCGTCGGCGCGTCGTCGTCGCCTCCGTCTGCCTGGTCGCCGTCCTCGGCGCCGGTGGCGCGTCCTGGGCGCTGCTCAGCGGCCAGCCGACCGCAGCCTCCGCCGCCGACGAGGACACCGCCACGGAGCACCGCTCCACGTCGCCGGTCACCCGCGGCGACCTGACCGAGTCGAACGTCTTCGCGGGCACGCTCGGCTACGGCGCCCCGGTCGGCGTACCGGCCGCGGCATCGGGCACCATCACGTGGCTCCCGGACCCGGGCCAGGTCATCCACCGCGACGAGCCGCTCTACGCGGTCGACGAGGAGCCCGTCCGGGCGATGTACGGCACCGTCCCGCTGTGGCGCACGCTCGAGTACGGCGACCGCGGTCAGGACGTCGCGCAGCTCAACCGGAACCTCGCGGCGCTCGGGTACGGCGTCGTCGAGGACGACCGGTTCGGCAAGCGCACGCTCGCGGGGGTCCGGCAGTGGCAGAAGGACCGCCACCGCACGGTCACCGGCACGATCGGCGCCGACGACATCGCCTTCGTCGACGGCGACGTCCGCGTGGCGAAGGTCGACGGGACGCTCGGCCAGACCGTCGGGAGTGGCGGCGGTGGTGACGCCGGTGGAGATGCCGGCGGCGGATCGGCCGGGGGCTCCGGCGGCAACGTCATCAGCGTCACGAGCACCAGCCGCGTGGTCGACACCACCGTCGGGCAGCAGGACGCGGACCGGCTCACGGTCGGGGCCGAGGTCTCGGTCCGGATCAACGGCGGCGGCGATGCCCTGCCCGGCAAGGTCGTCGCGACCGAGCCCGTGGAGGACGACAACGGCGGCGCACCGAAGGTCCGGGCGACCGTGTCGATCGAGGCGGGGGACCGGCAGCTGCCAGCGGCCGCGACGGCGCAGGTGATCGTCGCCGGTCGCAGCGAGCAGGACGTGCTGTCGGTGCCGGTCGCGGCGCTCGTGGCGCACGGATCGGACGGCTACGCGGTCGACGTGGTGCGACACGGCGACACGAAGCGTGTCCCGGTCGAGGCCGGCTTCGTGGCGAACGGTCGGGTCGCCGTCACCGGGGACGTCCGCGAGGGCGACCAGGTGGTGGTGCCCTCGTGA
- a CDS encoding ABC transporter ATP-binding protein encodes MTAPVLVLDDLVKTYGEVGALRGVSLSVDAGELVAVVGPSGSGKSTMLNIIGTLDRPTSGSLTIAGNDVQTMADDALSELRADHIGFVFQHFHLQAGATATENVADGLLYAGVGRHERRRRAVVALERVGLGHRVDHRPNQLSGGEKQRVAIARAIVGDPTILLADEPTGALDTASGAAILDLLRELNVGGTTVLVITHDLELAAALPRQVRMRDGLVQQDSRGDGVDARELARTIRTAGTGLVGAFGSTGQEGAR; translated from the coding sequence GTGACCGCCCCCGTCCTCGTGCTCGACGACCTCGTCAAGACCTACGGCGAGGTCGGGGCGCTCCGCGGGGTGTCGTTGTCCGTCGACGCGGGTGAACTCGTGGCCGTGGTCGGGCCGTCCGGCTCCGGCAAGTCGACGATGCTCAACATCATCGGGACGCTCGACCGGCCGACCTCCGGCAGCCTGACGATCGCCGGCAACGACGTGCAGACGATGGCGGACGACGCGCTGTCCGAGCTCCGCGCCGACCACATCGGCTTCGTGTTCCAGCACTTCCACCTGCAGGCAGGGGCGACCGCGACCGAGAACGTCGCCGACGGCCTGCTCTACGCGGGCGTCGGCCGGCACGAGCGCCGACGACGCGCGGTGGTCGCCCTCGAACGCGTCGGGCTCGGGCACCGGGTCGACCACCGGCCGAACCAGCTGTCCGGCGGTGAGAAGCAGCGGGTCGCCATCGCGCGGGCGATCGTCGGCGACCCGACGATCCTGCTCGCCGACGAGCCGACCGGTGCGCTCGACACGGCCTCCGGCGCGGCGATCCTCGACCTGCTCCGGGAACTGAACGTCGGCGGGACGACGGTGCTCGTCATCACCCACGACCTCGAGCTCGCAGCGGCCCTGCCCCGCCAGGTCCGGATGCGCGACGGACTGGTGCAGCAGGACTCCCGCGGCGACGGGGTCGACGCCCGCGAGCTCGCACGGACGATCCGCACGGCGGGTACGGGGCTCGTCGGCGCCTTCGGGTCGACCGGGCAGGAGGGAGCCCGGTGA